Proteins from one Podospora pseudoanserina strain CBS 124.78 chromosome 1, whole genome shotgun sequence genomic window:
- a CDS encoding hypothetical protein (CAZy:CBM18; COG:O; EggNog:ENOG503NX9B; CAZy:CE4) produces the protein MINVPVTLLSLSAVATAAALADANSQSTSPNPSPRQHARDTLQKRANCGSGIGNCPSGQCCSQYGWCGVTSEHCGTGCQSGFGTCTGGGGGNNEETLSTPRPKFGSIPYGVTITNCNVAGTIALTFDDGPFLYTNQLLDLLAQQQVKATFFTNGLNWGDATQAPYPDVLRRIVNDGHQLGSHTYNHPDLNTLTTAARRSNMAQNEKIFKDALGGYFPTYMRPPYGSCTGQCLTDLGNLGYHVINWNIDTLDYQGNIPNSQNIFNSAVSTNAAANKYIALAHDVHQTTVQQLALGLIQTAKNRGYRLVTVGECLGDAPVNWYRDATTGNARTGGGGGSGGNPNPGPITSTNGLCGSTNGNMNCLNSGFGNCCSQWGYCGSTAEYCGANCQRAFGNCN, from the exons ATGATCAACGTACCAGTGACCCTCCTCTCGCTGTCGGCGGTAGCCACGGCTGCTGCTTTGGCCGATGCCAACTCCCAGTCTACCAGCCCTAACCCAAGCCCACGACAACATGCCAGAGATACACTCCAGAAGCGTGCCAACTGCGGTTCTGGCATTGGAAACTGCCCTTCCGGTCAATGCTGCTCTCAATACGGCTGGTGTGGCGTCACCTCTGAACATTGCGGAACTGGTTGCCAAAGCGGCTTTGGAACCTGTacaggtggtggaggtggaaacAATGAAGAAACTCTGTCGACTCCTCGGCCAAAATTTGGAAGCATCCCCTATG gcgtcaccatcaccaactgcAACGTCGCGGGCACCATCGCCCTCACGTTCGACGATGGCCCCTTCCTCTACACCAAccagctccttgacctcctcgcccagcagcaagtcaaggccaccttcttcaccaacggCCTCAACTGGGGAGACGCAACCCAAGCACCATACCCCGATGTCCTGCGCCGCATTGTAAATGACGGCCACCAGCTCGGCTCCCACACCTACAACCACCCAGACCTCAACACCCTTACCACCGCCGCCCGCAGAAGCAACATGGCGCAAAACGAAAAGATCTTCAAGGACGCCCTCGGCGGGTACTTCCCCACCTACATGCGCCCTCCTTACGGCAGCTGCACCGGTCAGTGCCTCACCGACCTGGGCAACCTCGGCTATCACGTCATCAACTGGAACATCGACACCCTCGACTACCAAGGCAACATCCCCAACAGCCAaaacatcttcaacagcgcCGTCAGTACCAACGCCGCGGCCAACAAGTACATCGCCCTCGCCCACGACGTCCACCAGACGACCGTTCAGCAGCTCGCCCTGGGTTTGATCCAGACCGCCAAGAACAGGGGTTACCGTCTGGTGACTGTCGGCGAGTGCCTTGGTGATGCTCCCGTCAACTGGTATCGTGATGCCACGACTGGCAATGCTCgcaccggcggcggtggtggcagcggcggcaaccccaaccccggccCCATCACCTCGACTAATGGTCTCTGCGGCAGCACAAACGGCAATATGAACTGCCTCAACTCTGGGTTCGGTAACTGCTGCTCTCAATGGGGCTACTGCGGCTCTACCGCTGAGTACTGCGGTGCCAACTGCCAGCGGGCCTTTGGAAATTGCAATTAG
- a CDS encoding hypothetical protein (COG:S; EggNog:ENOG503PE21), protein MMATLAMTSFPFQPLTTTYSRPPACNGIYMPGNIWVMDNDPTCLPPGFDTESTSFFSPGIACPSGYWSACSDSKGVSTITTVTCCPIYRSDISLSCVPSNAVLSAPWVDHFCTFKAKWTGNVVTVTTSRNGVTATETQTFISPQGINAFGVRMVHQTTDISSLNTQSTSNTDPPITTSSPTSQLGSVETSSSPDTAPIAEPAGSSLSTGAIAAIAVVIPILAILAGVGFFLWWRSRRALAASSLPESSPLGGPASESPGFGAGYPQQSGYTQQTSTYHGAGGPLPPQYGVFSKEMPTAYRAAVEMPGMGNTHVELPATYDIGPQELPTTSRQNRE, encoded by the coding sequence ATGATGGCAACCCTTGCCAtgacctccttcccctttcaACCGCTTACAACGACGTACTCGAGACCTCCTGCTTGCAATGGCATATACATGCCCGGAAATATTTGGGTTATGGATAACGACCCTACCTGCCTTCCTCCAGGATTCGACACCGAGTCTacctcctttttctccccCGGCATCGCTTGTCCTAGCGGGTACTGGAGTGCTTGTTCGGATTCCAAGGGCGTCAGTACGATCACCACGGTGACCTGCTGCCCAATATACCGAAGCGACATCTCTCTGTCTTGTGTTCCTTCTAATGCTGTACTCTCCGCACCTTGGGTGGACCATTTTTGCACATTCAAAGCGAAATGGACAGGCAACGTTGTCACGGTCACCACATCTAGGAACGGCGTGACCGCCACCGAAACCCAGACATTCATATCTCCGCAAGGCATCAATGCGTTTGGCGTTCGCATGGTACACCAGACGACCGACATATCGTCCTTAAACACGCAATCAACCTCAAACACAGACCCTCCAATAACGACTTCCTCGCCCACAAGTCAATTGGGATCCGTGGAGACATCTTCAAGCCCAGACACCGCGCCAATAGCTGAACCAGCAGGTTCAAGCCTCAGTACCGGAGCTATTGCCGCAATCGCGGTGGTCATACCGATACTCGCCATtcttgctggtgttggaTTTTTCTTATGGTGGAGGAGTCGAAGGGCGCTGGCTGCCTCCTCGTTGCCGGAATCTTCGCCATTGGGAGGCCCGGCGTCAGAATCACCTGGATTTGGAGCGGGCTATCCGCAACAGAGCGGTTATACGCAACAAACAAGCACTTATCATGGAGCCGGTGGTCCACTGCCGCCCCAGTATGGAGTGTTTTCAAAGGAGATGCCAACTGCATAcagggctgctgttgagatgCCGGGTATGGGCAATACTCACGTGGAACTTCCCGCTACCTATGATATTGGTCCACAGGAATTACCGACAACGTCAAGGCAGAACAGAGAGTAG
- the RPL44 gene encoding 40s ribosomal protein L44e (EggNog:ENOG503P3Z6; COG:J; BUSCO:EOG09265JX6) — protein sequence MSVAQTKHISSNDDKIRNPIKDKSVRTQLLERVAGRKAEGGACPRQKPATGRQVTGPGQISTVHPHLHGSPGRNCCKFAKTKERGSWPTTPHVNHTTSRPHPAVKMVNVPKTRKTFCKSKECGKHQLHKVTQYKAGKASAFAQGKRRYDRKQSGYGGQTKPVFHKKAKTTKKIVLRLECSACKAKKQLPLKRCKHFELGGDKKTKGAALVF from the exons ATGAGCGTTGCGCAGACCAAACACATTTCGAGCAACGATGATAAGATAAGAAATCCGATAAAAGATAAGAGTGTCAGAACTCAGCTGCTTGAGCGAGTTGCGGGGAGAAAAGCTGAAGGTGGGGCCTGCCCTCGTCAAAAACCCGCAACAGGCCGGCAGGTCACGGGACCGGGTCAAATTTCGACCGTGCACCCACACTTGCACGGCAGCCCTGGGCGAAATTGTTGCAAATTCGCGAAAACCAAAGAGAGAGGCAGCTGGCCCACGACACCACACGTCAACCACACCACATCACGACCCCATCCAGCCGTCAAAATGGTGAACGTCCCCAAGACCAGAAAGACCTTCTGCAAGAGCAAGGAGTGCGGCAAGCACCAGCTCCACAAGGTCACCCAGTACAAGGCCGGCAAGGCTTCGGCCTTCGCTCAGGGAAAGCGCCGTTACGACCGCAAGCAGAGCGGTTACGGTGGTCAGACCAAGCCCGTCTTCCACAAGAAGGCGAAGACCACCAAGAAGATCGTTCTCAGACTG GAATGCTCCGCGtgcaaggccaagaagcagctccCTCTCAAGCGCTGCAAGCACTTCGAGCTTGG TGGTgacaagaagaccaagggTGCTGCCCTCGTCTTCTAA
- a CDS encoding hypothetical protein (EggNog:ENOG503P4NS; COG:S), with translation MQQPLITPRDDRAAYEYSIQATEDYNYEPRRTEEQVAPTWQPPAWRPTDTPNYKPKPLRWPFISGLMVLLVVAIALITFADKSLPNSDTSARFLGLHPNASQPVRLARDVLPNNTATMTPVSGMTSMSQSTLSFEEEVRVAVQSSYSPEIVSQATPTLQSSTETQSIPSSGSTSPIFIVTGVTETERLSLAASETMDNNAFRLPDSETSNPSSVPSVTISQDTSATASGLSSVTAPPSEPVSSSTSATSVSGMSLIPISVSISYFTRNVTVPVTTILFTSTFTRTRTSSFSSASTFTTTFVTDVTDVAPTTVMSFWSSDGSEGTVPISTGMGTGVKPTTIVSGVTTTVAGVSTATDVVTSVFTSTLTGVVIPSVGQVTITYFQTVMPVPVTEPPNPVKVTGVEVIDGTVIEVIKTQGPVVVVVPTNEVQTRVVEQEIRTGVVRVGGSAVTNVVVITPTPGVAIGQVTNVDGAPRTIQAVVAPVEVGQPVTYTVVDNVGGSLVSQVVVTTPAGPPYQPVSYTVVREQGGSLVTQVVVTTPTGPPGQPITYTAINMEGGTPVTQVVVTTPSVDGPFVPITYLVTTNIGGTPTVVTITPAPTTFVTTIDGTTITRVTTPPVTSFTTTIDGTLTTLTLTTTPTNTSPITLTLATTSRETLSTFTSTIPPTTFLTTISGSLRTITSTPSPTTSLSTRLPTTLTYTSTTTPTPSSPSESLVPQTRVISWSETDIFLGTFLPALLAIAIVIPLRIIDLNAKLYQPFQSLTLPTGSLGANTLLVQYSGVLSFVTPVITLLQAKHPVPFVTTLMVGCGSLMVPFATEAIGLKLHGDCYLNTASKNCGPALGVNRTAGYVLVGLMVVVVVLLGVVMWFTNWGRKGVTGVRANPWNLAGMGSLLGGVRSDLGCGHGKKMRYKRYGMGWYRNRDGREDYGMIVLDEAGQGLQQQQHPTSVSESDDMDGSDAVADLKTGVSGSHLPFMTLRIPWRVGLILFQLAVFIFIIYYHAYYRGGIKDDGKLWTFMNANTFGVRFLSAIIGVIVAFCWQSFFLSVSTMTPFQLMALSTQPASRSILFSPNTNPFSGFYSAIRNRHMFLLAVSIAAIMSEFLPVLLSNVPFSLYQTSAAATACAVLSCLFLAVMLAVLGWSFWIRYPPMPADPRSIAGMMYYLSQSPTLLADLEGISSMDGAARRKRIEENGGRYYYGVLPVSVGNGLWESQDRRRLGVEVETGGGSGSSGYEPEDGTTPAFAAMDGPAMTETARRGEYHAVDGSGDGGSDELRHDRSFMSQNTAYQGHRIDEQPAMYG, from the exons ATGCAGCAACCCCTTATTACACCAAGAGACGACCGAGCCGCCTATGAGTACAGCATCCAGGCCACGGAAGATTACAACTATGAACCAAGGAGGACAGAGGAACAGGTCGCGCCGACATGGCAGCCACCAGCATGGAGACCGACTGACACACCCAACTACAAGCCAAAACCACTGCGATGGCCATTCATCAGCGGTCTTATGGTCCTGCTAGTCGTGGCCATCGCCCTTATCACTTTTGCCGACAAGAGCCTGCCAAACTCAGACACGAGTGCTCGGTTTTTGGGACTACATCCCAATGCCTCGCAACCTGTGCGGCTAGCTCGCGATGTTCTCCCGAACAATACAGCAACCATGACCCCAGTCAGTGGCATGACTTCGATGTCACAGAGCACTCTGAGTTTCGAGGAAGAGGTCAGGGTCGCTGTTCAGAGCAGTTATTCCCCAGAGATCGTGTCTCAGGCGACACCGACGCTTCAGTCGTCTACCGAAACACAGTCTATACCTTCTTCCGGCTCAACGTCCCCGATCTTCATCGTGACAGGCGTCACAGAGACCGAAAGACTGTCTCTCGCAGCTTCAGAAACGATGGATAACAACGCGTTTAGGTTGCCAGATTCTGAAACAAGCAATCCATCAAGCGTTCCGTCAGTCACGATATCTCAAGACACCTCAGCAACTGCCTCTGGTTTATCGTCTGTAACCGCTCCCCCTTCAGAGCCTGTCAGTTCCAGCACCAGTGCGACCAGCGTGAGCGGCATGTCGTTGATACCGATATCTGTCTCCATATCTTATTTTACACGAAACGTTACAGTTCCTGTCACGACAATTCTCTTCACCTCAACATTCACCAGAACTCGAACGTCTTCGTTCAGCAGTGCTTCTACATTTACCACAACATTTGTGACAGATGTGACCGATGTGGCTCCAACCACAGTCATGTCATTCTGGTCATCAGATGGATCAGAAGGCACAGTCCCTATTTCCACTGGCATGGGCACTGGCGTGAAGCCTACAACAATCGTTTCAGGGGTGACGACGACCGTTGCAGGTGTTTCCACGGCGACAGATGTTGTGACGTCTGTTTTTACCAGCACGCTTACCGGAGTGGTGATTCCAAGCGTGGGCCAGGTTACGATCACTTACTTCCAGACTGTCATGCCTGTTCCAGTCACGGAGCCACCTAACCCGGTCAAGGTGACGGGGGTGGAAGTCATTGACGGGACAGTCATTGAGGTTATTAAAACTCAGGGGCCTGTTGTGGTCGTTGTCCCCACAAACGAAGTCCAAACTAGGGTGGTTGAGCAGGAGATTAGAACTGGTGTCGTTCGGGTCGGCGGATCTGCCGTGACCAATGTTGTGGTCATCACACCGACCCCTGGCGTCGCCATAGGCCAAGTTACTAATGTCGATGGTGCACCCCGGACCATTCAAGCGGTTGTGGCACCAGTCGAAGTTGGACAGCCGGTAACTTACACAGTCGTTGACAACGTCGGGGGCTCGCTTGTTTCGCAAGTTGTCGTTACTACACCGGCTGGGCCGCCTTATCAACCGGTTTCATACACTGTTGTCCGCGAGCAAGGGGGATCTCTTGTGACTCAAGTCGTAGTAACCACACCAACAGGCCCTCCAGGCCAGCCGATAACTTACACCGCCATTAACATGGAAGGAGGAACCCCGGTGACCCAAGTTGTCGTCACCACACCTTCCGTTGACGGCCCTTTCGTGCCCATCACCTACCTCGTCACAACCAACATAGGCGGCACCCCAACCGTCGTCACCATAACCCCCGCCCCAACAACCTttgtcaccaccatcgacggcACAACCATAACCCGGGtgacaacccccccagtGACGAGCTTCACCACAACCATAGAcggcaccctcaccaccctaaccctaaccaccaccccaaccaacacctcccccatcaccctcacgCTCGCCACGACCTCTCGCGAGACCCTAAGCACcttcaccagcaccatcccccccaccacctttctcaccaccatctccggcTCCCTGAGGACAataacctccaccccctcccccaccacctccctctcaacccgCCTCCCCACAACCCTAACCTacacctcaaccacaaccccaaccccctcctccccatccgaATCCCTCGTCCCCCAAACAAGGGTAATCTCTTGGTCCGAAACCgacatcttcctcggcaccttcctccccgcccttctCGCCATTGCCATCGTGATTCCCCTCCGCATCATAGACCTAAACGCAAAACTCTACCAACCCTTCCAGTCCCTTACCCTCCCCACTGGCAGTCTGGGTGCTAACACCCTACTGGTCCAATACTCTGGCGTCCTGTCGTTTGTTACGCCAGTCATCACCCTCTTGCAGGCTAAACACCCTGTCCCATTCGTGACGACGCTCATGGTCGGTTGTGGGAGTTTGATGGTCCCTTTTGCGACTGAGGCTATCGGGCTGAAGCTTCATGGGGATTGTTATCTCAACACTGCGAGTAAGAACTGCGGCCCGGCGCTGGGGGTGAACAGGACGGCGGGGTATGTTCTTGTTGGCCTGATGGTTGTCGTGGTTGTTTTGCtaggggtggtgatgtggttcACGAACTGGGGACGGAAAGGGGTCacgggggtgagggcgaaTCCGTGGAATTTGGCTGGGATGGGGTCGCTCctggggggggtgaggagtgATTTGGGATGCGGGCATGGCAAAAAGATGAGGTATAAACGGTATGGAATGGGGTGGTATCGGAAtcgggatgggagggaggattaCGGAATGATAGTGTTGGATGAGGCTGGTCAGGggttgcagcagcagcaacatcctaCCTCTGTGAGTGAGAGTGACGACATGGATGGGAGTGATGCGGTAGCTGATTTGAAAACGGGGGTGTCGGGGAGTCATTTACCTTTTATGACGTTAAGGATACCGTGGAGGGTCGGGCTGATTCTATTTCAACTTGCCGTCTTCATTTTCATCATCTATTACCATGCCTACTACCGCGGCGGGATCAAGGACGATGGCAAGCTCTGGACGTTTATGAACGCCAACACCTTTGGGGTGAGGTTCTTGTCGGCGATTATCGGGGTGATAGTAGCGTTTTGTTGGCAGTCTTTCTTTCTGA GCGTGAGCACCATGACCCCCTTCCAACTAATGGCTCTCTCAACCCAACCGGCCTCCCGCTCCATCCTCTTCTCGCCGAACACGAACCCCTTTTCGGGGTTCTACTCCGCCATCAGAAACAGACACATGTTCCTGCTCGCGGTCTCAATAGCTGCGATCATGTCAGAGTTCTTGCCGGTGCTGCTCTCCAACGTCCCCTTCAGCCTCTACCAAACCTCCGCCGCGGCGACCGCCTGCGCGGTTCTTTCATGTCTCTTCTTGGCAGTGATGCTCGCCGTGCTCGGCTGGTCGTTCTGGATCCGATACCCCCCGATGCCCGCTGACCCGAGGTCCATCGCGGGGATGATGTACTACCTCTCCCAGTCACCCACCCTGCTGGCAGATTTGGAGGGGATATCCTCCATGGACGGGGCCGCAAGGCGCAAACGAATAGAAGAGAACGGTGGGAGATATTACTACGGGGTGCTGCCTGTTTCTGTGGGGAATGGGTTATGGGAGTCTCAGGACAGGAGAAGGCtaggggtggaggtggagacgGGAGGAGGTAGTGGTAGTAGTGGGTACGAGCCTGAGGACGGAACAACCCCGGCTTTTGCTGCGATGGACGGGCCAGCTATGACGGAAACGGCTCGCCGAGGCGAATACCATGCCGTTGAtggcagtggtgatggtggcagtGATGAGTTGAGGCATGATCGGAGCTTCATGAGTCAGAACACGGCGTATCAGGGACATCGGATCGATGAACAGCCTGCGATGTATGGTTGA